The genomic window agagatctcctctgtgggctggctttcactgcaagatctaaatgtcttctcctttctttgctgcttttttgtttctaggacttttggagatgtttgcagagcacttgacAATGCCACAGGAGGACAGGTAATTGTCAACATCTCCCGCAGgtcctctggtgtgagcagctgtggctggagctttgagtagagctgtgctgaaaaggcacaagaagcacagactgctaccagcctgcaaaatacatttgggaaagtctttgtccttctcagctgccagaaggaaggcaaggagggcaacagttcctttcagagaaggatgtgctcattcgctctccattgctaaaacaaaggtggtgcctttgagcatctcactgctctttggggctacggcttcagagtcctgaattctcacttctgtttgccagcaaatgcatctgaaagttactggtagttccttagccacctgcagtgctgcactggaggACTGCACGTAGGGAGAGATCTGCACAGCGTCCCTAAAAGCCCTAAGCCCTGCCCATAGCCCGAGATGTATCCAAAGAGTATTAAGGCATGGATAacttcttctgaatcccagacaaagcagcagggagtgtgctcagagctttgtgggtgatagttgagacaccacagttaccaagtggacaaggcaaaacctcagtggccacgtgtcctgtaagtggcctccaagggagcagagaaatgggctgttgcaatgtcagttcctaattactgcaatgcccaatcacaaggcagtttggcacagctcggctgtggcattgcaaaatCACTCGCTCCATGTGCCTTGTGGTCTTGTGCCGCCAACTTCTCAAGTTACtcattttcaatgtcattttaggtggccataaagaaaataaatctccaaggaccgaggaagaaggaactaaaAGTCAATGAACTTATGCTCATGAAGACAAATAAGAATCCCAACCTGGTCAACTATTTAGACAGGTGAgttgttgtgaatgtttgtttacatattgcaaacatgcatggtaaaattccactttgttcactggcagaaaatagagctgtaattattggttaattattattgctctgctcatctccagtggatgggaagagagtgcatcTTGTCTGCATGAGTCTTCCCTGGTACACAGAGTTTGAAGATtattcaaaaacctgcatcaGTCATATCTTACTAAATCAATAGCCTGTaagttcacagccaccacattgttttggggcttgatttttttcaagagtcctCTTACGTCCAGATAAACTGacatggatttcccttggattgtgtcccctcttttccattgctttgcatgccaggaagactaggtgcttatttccagaaacacacaGTTTGACAGGCTTTTGATCTGTTcctaacctgcagtttttacttgctggctattgaagacatctccttttttcacagctgtgcctttcttcttgagacagattgcaaacaacgcacagcctagagggaatgtctattcctttcattctgtccttgtcacaaagggacttggaaacaatagtcaatcaagaaaacaacctagccatgcatgtttatctccatgctcttgtttccttctttcagctaccttgtggatgggcagctctggctggtcaTGGAGTACATGGACGGAGGCACTCTGAGCGATGTCATCAGCGAGACCTACCTGTCTGAAGACGAGATGGCAGCCATCAGTAGGGaggtcagcaatcccacctgtgctgcccagggcttgggcaggattgtctgggaaacagggctccgacttggagtgatttcatgtgccaagctttgtttctgtgttgctggtatgctatgggcaagtaaaagcctctcaagtgaaatgcctgccagtgcccctgcactcacagcagTTAGTTCTTGTACTCATATCTCCTACTGTTGTATTCTCACTCTGTCTCTTggatttgtatttgctgttctccatTTTGCTTCCCTAAACTTTCatctccagcctgtctgcactgcattccttgcctgtaaaagcaaaggtgctggtggcagcatttgaaatgatcagcaaaATAGAAAGAGAGACTCATTTCTCATAGTCCTCAACTGGAAAAGGACAgtagtgcagccaaaatgctctttaCTTCAGGAAGGTGACTGTTGTGATACTTCCAtgtctgtgctgaggccagcaacaaaacctgtgtcatgcagcctcccacccaaagtgatccacttcacaccaaagggagggactttttcttccttggcaaaacccctcacttgtcctctgcatggagaaagcacatccacagcagcagcagtcatcctggctggtttgcaggggacagtctacaacaacagcaggtgctgttgctttttcaaaagctgacatgccttttccttagaaaggtcctgctctgcaagtggtggagcagcaagctcttcctcGCAATGGCACTGTGTTCTGCCATTACTCgccattcccctgcagaggcAATCTTTtagagctgtttcctttcttgtgtaatgAAATGACATCACtaatttttgccctcctgtttctgttttctctctcagtgcctgcaaggcctggattttcttcactcgaACCACGTGATCCACcgagatgtgaagagcagcaacatccttctcagaaccgacggctctgtcaagctgggtcagtgtattcttggtcaggtgcagcattccagggatgtgggctgtggggctgctttgagtgactgccagctccccaaaaatggtgctggtggcagtgcagggcccCCCAGTGTGAGCTGATGACACAGTTGCAACGTGCACAGAGGTATAAGGAACCACGAGAAGTCAAGAGTGgcattgctctgtgtgtgtctcttccagagggagggagctacaATGTAAAGCTTCAGGGGAATGAAGGccac from Vidua macroura isolate BioBank_ID:100142 chromosome Z, ASM2450914v1, whole genome shotgun sequence includes these protein-coding regions:
- the LOC128822612 gene encoding serine/threonine-protein kinase PAK 3-like, with amino-acid sequence MENPMMKYTELEYIGRGTFGDVCRALDNATGGQVAIKKINLQGPRKKELKVNELMLMKTNKNPNLVNYLDSYLVDGQLWLVMEYMDGGTLSDVISETYLSEDEMAAISRECLQGLDFLHSNHVIHRDVKSSNILLRTDGSVKLVDSGPFAQLTPEQSRQSSVAGTSGWMAPEVATGQPYGPKVDIWFFGIVGIEMVEREVPYRNKTVSVPF